TGGTGTTGTAGTAGATCCAGATGTAGATCGTCTTGCTTTTATAGATGAGAAGGGTGAAATGTTTGGAGAAGAGTACACGCTAGTTGCTTGTGCAGATTACGTTCTAGGAGAGACTAAAGGAAATACGGTTTCAAACTTATCATCATCACGTGCATTACGTGATATTACAAGAAAACATGGCGGAGAATATTTTGCAAGCGCTGTAGGAGAGGTAAACGTAGTGCAAACTATGAAAGACCAACATGCTGTAATAGGCGGAGAAGGAAATGGTGGAATCATCTATCCAGCTTCGCATTATGGTCGTGATAGCCTGGTGGGAACTGCATTATTTTTAACGCACCTTGCAAAGCTTAAAATTACCGTGAGCGAACTAAAAGCTAGTTATCCTCCATATTTTATGAGTAAGCAAAAGATTCAACTCACGCCAGAACTTGATGTAGATGTATTATTAGAAAAGATGGCTGCCAAATATGCTAATGAAGATGTATCAACGGTAGACGGTGTAAAAGTAGATTTTGAAAACCACTGGGTACACCTACGTAAATCAAATACTGAGCCTATTATCCGTATTTATACAGAAGCAAGCACACAAGAAAACGCAGATCAAATCGCAAATGATATGATTGCTACGATTAAGGAGGTAGCTGGCATATAATCATTGACGGTAGTAAAATCATAAAATCAATTTTGTTTTTTTAAATCCACATTATAATGATTAATTATCGCATAATATTTTCTCTTGTTTTTTTACTCGGTTCTATCAATGTCTTTTCACAAAACAACCTTTCTAATGAAAAAGGAGGTAGACAAGCCATTAAGCTTATGAGTAAGGAGGACTTGTCAAAATTTAGAATAGATACTGAGGAATCTGAAAACGAAGTACTAGATTTTAAACTACGAGTAGATAAGCTTCCATCAATTCTTGTAAAAGGTAATAAAATTGATGGAAGAGGTTCGTCTCTTATTCAAAAAACATCTCGTGGATCAAAGATCATCGTATATGATATAAGACGAAAAATTGTCGACTCATTAAAAGTTGGAACTTATGAATTTGTTGTAAGAGATTAAAATTTATGTTTATACAATTTTAAAAAGGAGCGCCACGGCGCTCCTTTTTTGTAGACTTTTTTAATAAATTTACATCCTAAAGTTTTGATTATGAAAACATTAAATCCTATTAAGTCTAGCGGTAAACTAGAGAATTACTTTACACGCTTTCGCGAAAACATTGTAGGTGTTGATCAATACTTTAACTCACCTTACGGCACCCAGCGATTACTATATACAGATTGGACAGCTTCTGGGAGACTGTATGGTCCTATAGAAAATAAAATGACACGTGATTTTGGTCCCTATGTGGCAAATACACATACCGAGACTACTGTCTCAGGTACTGCAATGACCATGAGTTATCATAAAGCCAAGCACATCATAAAAGAGCACGTAAATGCAGATGAGAATGATGTACTCATTGTAGGTGGTAATGGTATGACGGGAATGATCAATAAATTCCAACGCATACTTGGGTTAAAAGTTCCTGAGAATATAAAAAAGTTTGTAACCGTACCAGAGGAGATAAAACCTATTGTTTTTATCTCTCATATGGAGCATCATAGTAATCAAACAACTTGGCTAGAAACTACAGCAAAGGTTGTAGTAGTTCCTGCTAAGGAGGATGGGCTTTTCTGTATAGAGATGTTTGAAAACGAACTTCTTAAATATGAGAATCATCCGTTTAAAATTGCTTCTATAACAGCGTGTAGCAATGTAACAGGTATCCAAACTCCGTATCATGATGTAGCAAGATTAATGCACGCACACGGCGGATTGTGTTTTGTAGATTTTGCTTGCAGTGCTCCTTATGTGAATATAGATATGCATCCAGCAAATCCCGAAGAACGCCTAGATGCGATTTTCTTTTCTCCACACAAGTTTTTAGGAGGTCCAGGATCTTCAGGTGTATTGATTTTTAATAAAGGATTATATAAAAATGTGGTGCCAGATAATCCAGGCGGAGGTACCGTTTCTTGGACAAATCCTTGGGGAGAGCACAAGTATATAGATAATATAGAAGAGCGTGAAGATGGCGGTACACCAGGGTTTTTACAAACCATACGTACAGCTCTGTCTATAAAACTTAAAGAAGAAATGGGCGTTAGTAATATTGTGAGCCGTGAGCACGAGCTCATAGATATTATCTGGAAAGAATTAAATGAAGTGCCAGATATTAATATTCTTGCTAGCAATCATAAAGATAGGCTAGGGGTGATTTCATTTTACATAAATGATTTACACTTTAACCTTGCGGTAAAAATGCTTAATGATCGTTTTGGAGTGCAAACTCGAGGTGGATGCAGTTGTGCAGGTACTTACGGTCATTATTTACTCGACGTAGATCAAAAAACATCTAATTCACTTACCTGCGAGATCGACGCTGGTAATTTAATTCACAAACCAGGCTGGATTAGAATGTCTATACATCCTACACTTACTAACGAGGAGGTTTTATATGCTTGCAATGCTATTAAAGAACTTGCATTAAACCACAGAGAATGGTCTCAAGATTATCATTACCAACCATACTCAAACGAGTACTTACATAAAGACGATAAGGCTACCTCTTTGAGTCGTAGTACTGCTATAGACTCTTGGTTTGAATTTTAATGCTATTTCTTAGACTTATTTATTTCAGAAAGGACTTCTTCCTTTTTGCCTAAGAGCTTAAAACGTTTATGAGTCCAGAGGTAATACTCTGGATTTTTACGTATTTGAGCTTCAAGAGCGGCGGCATAATTTGTCATAATCTCGCCATCTTCTGTTTGAGAACCATCTGGTGTAATGAGTTGGAAAGATCCTTTGTAGTAGCCACGTTTTATCTTTTCTGTACCGTAGTAAAATACGGGTAGTTTAAACTCTTTTGCAATACGTTCTACCCCTGTAAAGAAAGGCAACTCGTGACCTAAAAATTGTGTCCAGTAGCGGGCGCGGTGAAATCTAGGCGATTGATCTGCCACAAAGCCATAACAGCCTGTTTTATTCTCACTCTCATTTCTTCTTATAAAGCGCATTGTATCCTTAGAGTCTATAAGATAGGTGTTCCATCTACTACGTATCTTGCGTATGAGGTTATCAAACTGTTTGTGTTTTATCTTTTTATATACTCCATAACCCGGATTTTCCATAGATAGTTGTAGTGCAAATATCCACTCATAACTTGCGTAGTGTCCCATCATAAGGAGTGAGCTTTGTCCTTCCTTATCATATTTTGTGATGAGTTCCTTGTTAGAAAATTGGTAACGTTCAAGAAGGTCCTCCTTTTTTATATTCATAGATTTTATCATCTCTAGAAACATATCACATAGATGACTATAAAATTTACGTTCTATAATATGGAGTTCTTCTTTAGATTTTTCTGGGAAGGTAGTCTTTAGGTTATATCTCACTACTTTTTTACGATAGCCTATAACTTTATAAATAATGAAATAACAGAAATCTGAGAGCAGGTAAAGCCCTTTAAAAGGGAGTATGGAGATGAGCCATAATAGCGGATAAAACAACCAGAAAACAATAGCTTTCATTCAGATTTTGTTAAGAAATTGATAGCACAAATATAACTATCTTTACAAGTAAAACTTAGTATTTATGGCGGATTTACATCCAGTTACAATTGCAATTATCTTAGCAAATGTTTTATTCTCTATGAGTGGTTTTAACAACTACTCGATGTTTGAAAAATATAAATTTAATATAGGCGCTATACGTAGAGGGGAGCAAGTACGTATGGTATCTTCTGCCTTTTTACATGCAAACACGCAGCACTTATTATTTAATATGCTCACGTTATATTTCTTTGCAAATGCTGTAATCTATACCATAGGTGTACCTAAGTTTTTACTCGTGTATCTATCTAGTTTGCTCTTAGGAAATATTCTTTCATATTTTTTACACAAAGATGAGTATCATTACTCTGCAGTAGGTGCTAGTGGAGCAGTAATGGGTGTAGTGTATGCTGGTATTCTTCTCAACCCAGGATTAGAAATTTACTTTTTGCCAGGTTGGGTGTTCGGAGTAGGGTATATGATTTATTCCATTTATGGTATGGTAAAGCGTAACGATAATATAGGGCATGATGCCCATTTTGGTGGAGCTATTGCGGGTTATGCAATTGCTCTTATTTCGGTTCCAGAACTCCTAGAAGTTCGATTACCTATTGTGCTAGCACTTGCAGCACCTATACTTGTTTTCTTTGTCTTGTTTAAAATGGGAAAGATTTAAGAAACTATGGTATCAACTTTGTTATCTTAATGGTCTAAAACATACAAATATGAAATATCTAACAGCAATATTATTATTTACGGTAATGAGTCTAACTGCACAAACTAATACTATGGAGCCACTTGTAAATGTCACAGGAGAAGGAATTGTAAAAGTAATTCCAGATGGCGTATCTATAAAAGTTCGTGTAGAAACTCAAGGCAAGGAAGCGCAACAAGTAAAGGCAGAAAACGATCAGTCTATAGACAAGGTGATTAAGTTTTTACGTTCTCAAGGAATAGACAGTAAGTATGTGCAAACCGAATATATTAATCTTAATAAAAATTATGATTACAACAGTAAGACGTATAATTATAATGCAAACCAAACGCTCACAATACAGCTCAAGGATATAAAAATGTATGAGGGTGTAATGACTGGACTTCTTAATTCTGGTATTAACCGTATAGATAATGTGCAATTTACTTCGTCTAAGATGGATGCTTTAAAGGCAGACGCTCGCATAGAAGCAATAAAGGATGCAAAAGATAAAGCAACAGCATATGCAGAAGCGCTTGGGCAGACTATAGGTAAGGCAGTACAAATAAGTGAGCAAGGTACTTCTTCACCACAGCCACCTATGTATAAAGCAAGAATGATGTCTATGGAAATGGATAATGCAGGAGGAGAAACTATTGCACCTGGTGAGCTTATGATCATAACTAAAATAGCGGTGAGCTTTAAATTAAACTAAGCTTAACTATTCTTAACGACGTGTTAACCATATCATCTAGGGTAGCTCAGTATCTTTAGGATATGAAAAAGTTAGAAGAAAACAAAGTCAAGTCAGAGCGAGAAAAAGAAATAGAAGCACGCATCGTTAGAGATAATCCTAACCCTATATCCATAGGAAATGGAGTGCATCGGGAGGAATCAGATTTAGCTAAGAAAGAGGCTAATGATGAGGCGATATTACGAGCTAAGAAAGAACAATAGTAAAAGACTTTTATAGAAAAAGGCAAAGAATTTTAATTCTTTGCCTTTTTTATTTGCGTGGTCTTAAGATAACGCTTTCGCGAAAGCGTAACTAAAATATTATCTATTTCTAGAGCTTCTTAAATCTTTAAATTTTGGTTCGGCATCTTTTTCTGCTTGTGTTTTTTCGGAGTCTGCTACAAGTACATAGATTTCTTTCATTTCAT
The genomic region above belongs to Dokdonia sp. Dokd-P16 and contains:
- a CDS encoding aminotransferase class V-fold PLP-dependent enzyme, which codes for MKTLNPIKSSGKLENYFTRFRENIVGVDQYFNSPYGTQRLLYTDWTASGRLYGPIENKMTRDFGPYVANTHTETTVSGTAMTMSYHKAKHIIKEHVNADENDVLIVGGNGMTGMINKFQRILGLKVPENIKKFVTVPEEIKPIVFISHMEHHSNQTTWLETTAKVVVVPAKEDGLFCIEMFENELLKYENHPFKIASITACSNVTGIQTPYHDVARLMHAHGGLCFVDFACSAPYVNIDMHPANPEERLDAIFFSPHKFLGGPGSSGVLIFNKGLYKNVVPDNPGGGTVSWTNPWGEHKYIDNIEEREDGGTPGFLQTIRTALSIKLKEEMGVSNIVSREHELIDIIWKELNEVPDINILASNHKDRLGVISFYINDLHFNLAVKMLNDRFGVQTRGGCSCAGTYGHYLLDVDQKTSNSLTCEIDAGNLIHKPGWIRMSIHPTLTNEEVLYACNAIKELALNHREWSQDYHYQPYSNEYLHKDDKATSLSRSTAIDSWFEF
- a CDS encoding lysophospholipid acyltransferase family protein: MKAIVFWLFYPLLWLISILPFKGLYLLSDFCYFIIYKVIGYRKKVVRYNLKTTFPEKSKEELHIIERKFYSHLCDMFLEMIKSMNIKKEDLLERYQFSNKELITKYDKEGQSSLLMMGHYASYEWIFALQLSMENPGYGVYKKIKHKQFDNLIRKIRSRWNTYLIDSKDTMRFIRRNESENKTGCYGFVADQSPRFHRARYWTQFLGHELPFFTGVERIAKEFKLPVFYYGTEKIKRGYYKGSFQLITPDGSQTEDGEIMTNYAAALEAQIRKNPEYYLWTHKRFKLLGKKEEVLSEINKSKK
- a CDS encoding rhomboid family intramembrane serine protease, translated to MADLHPVTIAIILANVLFSMSGFNNYSMFEKYKFNIGAIRRGEQVRMVSSAFLHANTQHLLFNMLTLYFFANAVIYTIGVPKFLLVYLSSLLLGNILSYFLHKDEYHYSAVGASGAVMGVVYAGILLNPGLEIYFLPGWVFGVGYMIYSIYGMVKRNDNIGHDAHFGGAIAGYAIALISVPELLEVRLPIVLALAAPILVFFVLFKMGKI
- a CDS encoding SIMPL domain-containing protein, giving the protein MKYLTAILLFTVMSLTAQTNTMEPLVNVTGEGIVKVIPDGVSIKVRVETQGKEAQQVKAENDQSIDKVIKFLRSQGIDSKYVQTEYINLNKNYDYNSKTYNYNANQTLTIQLKDIKMYEGVMTGLLNSGINRIDNVQFTSSKMDALKADARIEAIKDAKDKATAYAEALGQTIGKAVQISEQGTSSPQPPMYKARMMSMEMDNAGGETIAPGELMIITKIAVSFKLN